One Hippocampus zosterae strain Florida chromosome 21, ASM2543408v3, whole genome shotgun sequence genomic region harbors:
- the il17rel gene encoding putative interleukin-17 receptor E-like, whose protein sequence is MIVWAALLMCHSGFGFYGAAGQHVEAERIKRCGTRCSRGLQCKTKPAHFLPPPCQEPADGLDASSVFRNLSFSTAVMCEGSQKCSMHLRIKTTVHLTKSIHGLYVCSETPASVPKCRMIRISKASRRAMAGMQVEVANDCVGVYPRQQVRVTVATLPSYCGITQSGTYQAPDCSWKDLRRNVPECITGRIWHDVNWERKEVHVTVSDMLEGHDYQVRLCHKDFICTGTGASALIKKEEPQKSAVLSFSRPLPCLCIEGWSAVIDAPRVQVCPFKDSMEEMWHGIHFDPLEEALSWAPACPLSARVALCQREASGGCVDVESAWRNISRGKITFAKVDPHPQLCMKFTAGNQSWIKCPFVRRLQVWDVSWTPQGLMLTSHINATFRIDTCMPSQGSAACRTTGARTTAQVGEHSSIGLTLPDAHSCIHVRRIDVNYAATVLHCFTLEPSQALPLLATGATWNTIPLCFYLAAAAVIVAAATTLAILAMIHR, encoded by the exons ATGATCGTGTGGGCTGCCTTGCTGATGTGCCACTCCGGCTTTGGCTTCTATGGAGCCGCTGGACAACACGTGGAAGCGGAAAGGATCAAGAGATGCGGCACAAGGTGCTCTCgg GGCCTCCAATGCAAGACCAAGCCAGCCC attttcttcctcctccgtgCCAGGAGCCCGCCGACGGGCTCGACGCCTCCTCCGTTTTCCGCAACCTCAGCTTTTCCACCGCCGTGATGTGCGAGGGGAGCCAGAAATGCTCCATGCATCTTCGGATCAAGACCACCGTACACCTTACCA AGTCCATCCACGGCTTGTACGTTTGCTCCGAGACGCCGGCGTCGGTGCCCAAGTGCCGAATGATTCGCATCTCCAAGGCGTCCAGGCGGGCAATGGCAGGGATGCAG GTGGAGGTGGCGAACGACTGCGTCGGCGTTTACCCGCGGCAGCAAGTGAGAGTAACCGTGGCCACGCTGCCGAGCTACTGTGGGATAACTCAAAGTGGGACCTACCAAGCTCCAG ACTGCTCGTGGAAGGATCTGAGAAGAAACGTCCCAGAATGCATCA CTGGCCGGATATGGCATGACGTCAACTGGGAGAGGAAGGAGGTGCACGTCACCGTGAGCGACATGCTGGAGGGTCACGACTATCAAGTGCGACTGTGCCACAAGGATTTCATCTGCACCGGCACGGGAGCTAGCGCTCTC ATCAAGAAAGAGGAACCCCAAAAGAGTGCCGTGCTGTCTTTCTCCAGACCGTTGCCATGCCTGTGCATCGAG GGCTGGTCGGCGGTGATCGACGCCCCCAGAGTGCAGGTCTGCCCCTTCAAAGACA GCATGGAGGAGATGTGGCACGGGATTCATTTCGACCCGCTGGAGGAGGCGCTTTCGTGGGCACCCGCCTGTCCGCTCTCGGCCCGGGTGGCACTGTGTCAGAGGGAGGCGAGCGGCGGCTGCGTGGACGTGGAGAGCGCCTGGCGAAATATCAGCAGAGGAAAG ATAACATTTGCAAAAGTGGACCCTCACCCTCAACTGTGCATGAAG TTCACTGCAGGCAACCAGTCTTGGATCAAGTGTCCTTTTGTCAGAAGACTCCAAG TGTGGGATGTGAGCTGGACACCGCAGGGTTTGATGCTGACCTCACACATCAACGCCACTTTCCGCATTGACACGTGCATGCCGTCCCAAGGCTCTGCGGCGTGTCGCACGACAGGGGCCCGCACGACTGCGCAAGTG GGGGAGCACTCGTCCATTGGCCTGACCTTGCCGGACGCTCACTCTTGTATTCAT GTGAGGAGGATCGATGTGAATTACGCCGCCACGGTCCTTCACTGTTTCACCCTGGAACCCA gtcaggcgcTGCCTCTCCTCGCCACGGGAGCCACTTGGAACACCATCCCGCTTTGCTTTtacctcgccgccgccgccgtcatcgTAGCTGCCGCTACCACCTTGGCGATCCTTGCTATGATCCACAGGTAA
- the LOC127593718 gene encoding protein phosphatase 1H-like, which translates to MLTRVKSAVAGFMGGIMTGGGSGGGGSPGSDLPLKFPYMRPEFLGLSPDEIECSADHIARPILILKETRRLPWATGYAEVINAGKSALNEDQACCEVVVVRRRPISYFPPPTPSKTPTAKRRNSLPNGDGLRLEQSKLGEDNEGLVFHYWALFDGHAGSGAAVVASRLLQHHIACQLQAVMEILHNLACLPPTVLGEEPDGNPCLPGNTPGHQQRSLTRAASLRGDAAGAPGSPSSTPPPPRFFAEKKIQHESLVVGAVENAFKEMDAQIEREKQGYNITGGCTALAAVYMLGKLYVGNAGDSRAIIIRNNEIVPMSTEFTPESERRRLQFLGFMQPHLLGNEFTHLEFPRRVQRKEVGKRMLYRDFTMNGWAYKTIEDDDLKFPLIYGEGKKARVLATIGVTRGLGDHDLKVHDSNIYIKPFMSCLPEVKVYNLTQYEHGADDVLVMGTDGLWDVLSNQEVAEAVSTFLANCDPDDLHRYTMAAQDLVMRARGVLRDRGWRITNERLGSGDDISVFIIPLMYGNRQP; encoded by the exons ATGCTGACTCGGGTCAAGTCGGCGGTGGCCGGCTTCATGGGGGGAATCATGACCGGCGGCGGTTCCGGCGGAGGAGGCAGCCCCGGTTCGGATCTGCCGCTCAAATTCCCCTATATGAGGCCGGAGTTCCTCGGGCTCTCCCCGGATGAGATCGAGTGCTCGGCGGATCACATTGCCCGGCCCATCCTCATCCTGAAGGAGACCAGGAGATTACCGTGGGCCACCGGATACGCAGA AGTGATTAATGCCGGAAAGAGCGCTCTGAACGAGGACCAGGCTTgctgcgaggtggtggtggtgaggcgGCGGCCCATTAGCTACTTCCCGCCCCCGACGCCCAGCAAGACCCCCACGGCCAAGAGGCGCAACTCCCTTCCCAACGGCGATGGCCTGCGCTTGGAGCAAAGCAAGCTTGGGGAG GACAACGAGGGACTCGTGTTCCACTACTGGGCCTTGTTCGACGGCCACGCCGGTTCCGGCGCGGCGGTCGTGGCCTCCCGCCTGCTCCAGCACCACATCGCCTGTCAGCTCCAGGCCGTCATGGAGATTCTGCACAACCTGGCCTGCCTGCCGCCCACCGTCCTGGGCGAGGAGCCCGACGGTAACCCCTGCCTGCCGGGCAACACGCCGGGCCACCAGCAGCGCTCCCTGACCAGGGCGGCGTCGCTGCGGGGTGATGCGGCCGGGGCGCCGGGCTCGCCCAGcagcacgccgccgccgccgcgcttcTTTGCCGAGAAGAAGATCCAGCACGAGAGTTTAGTGGTCGGAGCCGTGGAGAACGCCTTCAAAGAGATG GATGCGCAGATTGAGAGGGAGAAGCAGGGCTACAACATCACAGGAGGATGCACGGCTCTGGCGGCGGTCTACATGCTGGGGAAGCTCTACGTGGGCAACGCGGGCGACAGCAG GGCCATCATCATCAGGAACAATGAGATCGTTCCGATGTCGACGGAGTTCACGCCGGAATCTGAACGACGGAGACTACAATTCTTG GGTTTCATGCAGCCACACCTGCTGGGGAACGAGTTCACACACCTGGAGTTCCCACGCAGGGTCCAGCGGAAGGAGGTCGGGAAGAGGATGCTCTACAGGGACTTCACCATGAACGGGTG GGCGTACAAGACCATCGAGGACGACGATCTCAAATTTCCGCTCATATACGGGGAAGGCAAAAAG GCTCGGGTGTTGGCCACCATCGGCGTGACGCGCGGGCTCGGCGACCACGACCTCAAAGTTCACgactccaacatctacatcaagcCCTTCATGTCCTGCCTCCCCGAA GTGAAGGTGTACAACCTCACGCAGTACGAGCACGGCGCAGACGACGTCCTGGTGATGGGCACCGATGGCCTCTGGGACGTCCTGTCCAACCAGGAAGTCGCCGAGGCCGTTTCCACTTTCCTCGCTAACTGTGATCCAGATGACCTTCACag GTATACCATGGCGGCGCAAGATTTGGTGATGCGAGCCCGCGGCGTGCTGAGGGATCGAGGCTGGAGGATCACCAACGAGCGCCTGGGCTCCGGGGACGACATCTCCGTCTTCATCATCCCGCTGATGTACGGCAACCGTCAGCCctga